The following are from one region of the Lacinutrix sp. Bg11-31 genome:
- a CDS encoding bacterial transcriptional activator domain-containing protein — MNPLTDRLKELKQFQKDAVIRIQTLGQFNLWLNNEKVDSKKWGRDKTVQLLQYLISNRQRHALHKEKIMDHLWEDGGDRDFKVALHGINKVLEPERASRTEPSFVIRQGISYQLDLEKVWIDVEALEQYVIIGNEAFGEDQSISKEAYKAAIALYQGVYLPNRVFEDWSSEEREKIQILILGAYVILAEILLNENPLESIRLAQCAIAIDNTWEDAYRLQMQAYIKKGNRPQAIKAYQKCADVLDKEYGIDPLPATKNLLKEIEAI; from the coding sequence ATGAATCCACTTACCGATAGGTTAAAAGAATTAAAACAGTTTCAAAAGGATGCAGTTATTCGCATTCAAACTTTGGGACAGTTTAATCTATGGTTGAATAATGAAAAAGTAGATTCAAAAAAATGGGGACGAGACAAAACCGTTCAATTACTTCAGTATTTAATTTCTAACAGACAACGTCATGCACTTCATAAAGAAAAAATCATGGATCATCTTTGGGAAGATGGAGGAGATCGTGATTTTAAAGTCGCACTACATGGTATTAATAAAGTACTAGAACCCGAAAGAGCTTCTAGAACAGAACCTAGTTTCGTCATTAGACAAGGCATTAGTTACCAGTTAGATTTGGAAAAGGTTTGGATAGATGTCGAAGCATTAGAACAATATGTTATTATAGGAAATGAGGCTTTTGGCGAAGATCAATCCATTTCTAAAGAAGCCTATAAAGCTGCTATTGCATTATATCAAGGTGTCTATTTGCCAAATCGTGTTTTTGAAGATTGGTCGTCTGAAGAACGAGAGAAAATTCAAATCCTAATTTTAGGTGCATATGTTATACTTGCCGAAATTCTACTAAACGAAAATCCTTTGGAAAGCATTCGTTTAGCACAATGTGCAATAGCGATTGATAATACTTGGGAAGATGCGTACAGACTTCAAATGCAAGCTTATATAAAAAAAGGAAACAGACCACAAGCCATAAAAGCCTACCAAAAATGTGCAGATGTGCTAGATAAAGAATATGGTATCGATCCGCTTCCAGCAACAAAAAATCTACTAAAGGAGATTGAAGCCATTTAG